One stretch of Ictalurus punctatus breed USDA103 chromosome 5, Coco_2.0, whole genome shotgun sequence DNA includes these proteins:
- the LOC108264927 gene encoding H-2 class II histocompatibility antigen, A-Q alpha chain, which yields MKLCVILVLLTTLPANTEFVYKFTALSGCSDSVDEAILLYSLHQDEILFIDYTTKQQIYRLPPFADPIDVADLYDFAIAKRTECLQNIQNVTAVAGRPPEPRVAPEISVYPKHDVVPGEENNFICFMRNFYPPHISVNWTRNGVSVTGGVYISQFSLNRDGTFNLFSTLTSSPETEADVYSCTVEHEALDSPQTRTWDDSAINRHVTPSVTPTVVFAVGIAVGILGLFTGMFFVIKSLFFC from the exons ATGAAGCTCTGTGTGATTCTCGTCCTTTTAACGACTCTGCCAGCAAACACTGAGT tTGTATACAAGTTCACCGCACTGTCTGGCTGCAGTGACTCTGTGGATGAAGCTATACTGTTATACAGTCTGCATCAGGATGAAATCCTCTTCATAGATTACACGACCAAGCAGCAAATCTACCGACTACCTCCGTTTGCAGACCCAATTGATGTTGCGGATTTGTATGACTTTGCCATCGCTAAAAGAACTGAATGCCTTCAGAACATCCAAAATGTGACCGCAGTGGCCGGCAGACCACCTGAGCCCAGAG TTGCTCCGGAGATCAGCGTCTACCCGAAACACGACGTGGTGCCTGGAGAAGAAAATAACTTCATCTGCTTCATGAGGAATTTCTATCCTCCACACATCAGCGTGAACTGGACGAGGAACGGTGTGTCCGTGACAGGGGGAGTGTACATCAGCCAGTTCTCGCTAAACAGAGACGGAACCTTCAACTTGTTCTCCACACTGACGAGTTCTCCGGAGACTGAAGCAGATGTTTACAGCTGCACGGTGGAGCATGAAGCTCTGGACTCGCCTCAGACTAGAACATGGG aTGATTCAGCAATAAATCGACATGTGACTCCGAGTGTGACTCCGACGGTGGTGTTTGCGGTGGGAATTGCTGTGGGAATACTGGGATTATTCACGGGAATGTTCTTTGTCATTAAATCATTGTTTTTCTGTTAA